The Gossypium hirsutum isolate 1008001.06 chromosome A03, Gossypium_hirsutum_v2.1, whole genome shotgun sequence genome contains the following window.
AACAACAGTTATTTTGAACAACTTTCTAAACAATAGTTATTGCTCCGGAAGAGATATTAAGTGAAACGAGGATGCTAGTTGTTCTAAACTTGGTAGCATAGTTTCttgaaatataatattatttatattaaagaaGAGATAAAATGCAAGTAGTCAAAACTAAGTATCTATATCCCGTAACATATTTAACTGTTaagtctttctttttctttttctttttcttttctactttTAATGGTGTTTTAGTTTCAAAAGGGAAAAGGTGAGGAAAGGAGCGCTTTGAGGATTCGAGCAATCTCAATCTAAGGGGTGAGAAAATAATCATAAACCAAAATCAGTAAATGCTACTATATATACAAATTGGATTATAGATATTCAACATGGAGAAGAACAAGTGGTATAATTATCCTTATTTGAGCTTTCACTTTTCTACAATGCTTCCTACCTTCTAAAATGTGTCATTCCCTCACAAGCCAATGTTCCTTCAAGATCTCCAATGATTCGAGCTATTCGGACCTCAAGACCCCTTTGAACTTCCTGAAACAAAGATTTAATATTATCAGAGAATTGCTTCATGTCGAAGGTGGCTGTCTTGTCTAACTCCACCCCATTGAACCCAGGGGCTGTTTTGGATTGAATTTCCATCAACTTTTGACCCGTTGCAACCATATATCTCTGCAACTGGAATGTCTCCTCTAGGAAATGCTCCAGGCTTCTGGTGGTTCCTCCTTTCGTTTTCACATTGCTGCAATCTCCTTGACTCGAGTCTACCTCATTCTCATTCTGAAAATTGTAGATGAGATTGTGATGAGAAAGTAGTCATAGGCCACAGTAAAGTAATGAAGTAGCGTTTGATTTCATTTCTAGCAGCAAACAAAgaagaaaatgttcaaaattttgcAGATCACCAGTGAAAGTCATTGATGTCATTGCTTACCATCCGCTTACAGAGATCGTCAGTCTTCCCTTGAAGGGACTGGTAGCGGCTGACTTGTTTATCAAGCAAAGAGATCAACAACAGAAACCCTTTGATCCCATTGTCACCCCCATCCATATCCTCTCCACTTTCTTGCTTTCCTTTTAACCTCTCAAGCATGAGAAGTTGCTGTTTCAACCTTTTGATCTTGTAAGAAACTCCAAGAGCTTGAAGATCCATCCTCCATGGGTTGTTTTTGGTTTTAGCACTGGCACCCCTGGGCTGGTCAACACAATCCACCACCAATGAATCATTAGTTTCTTTCTGGAGTGAACCAGGGTCGACAGACTCTCTTTCTTCTTCAAAATCCTTTTCAGGTGATTGAACAATCAATCTGATGTTTTTGGAGTCTTTGCAAGATGGGATTATCTCTTCTTTATCTAGCAggcttgtttttttttcttgctcCTTCTCGGTTGCCTTTTTCTTTACAATCCTGACTTTAGGCCAAAAGGAATCATGTGTCAAAGCTGGATCGTGCAGAGATATATTTAATATGTCACTCTTTTGACAACTCATAGGCTTTAATTGTGATGCAAACTGATCCTTCAAGGAATTTAATTCTTCTTCTCTCTCCAATAGCATGGCCTCCAATTTCATGTTGTCTTGTCTGAGCTGAGATACATCCTGGTTCAGTCCATCAACATGGGACTGCAACCGCTCCGACTCTAGTTCCATGCTCAACAGTCGCCAGCGAAAACCCTCTAACTTCTCATCTTTCAGTCTCATTTGTTCAGCAAATGCATCCAGTTCCAAATGATGTCTTTTCTCAATCACATTCGCATACTTTTCTGCCTCCGCTCGAACCCAACTTTCCAGCCTTTTAACATCAGCTGTCACCACTGTTTCAACAAAAACCCAATGCAGAAACGATTAGATCATAAACACAATAAGACATAAAGGCTCTCAGTTCTCACCTAAATCCTCAGTTCCTTGTGGAGATTGACAATCTGGAAGAAGAGAAAAGGCTTCTGGGTCTGTTTTCAGTTCTGGATAATCCAATTTTGCACTGGCTTGAGCTTGGTTACTGAACATACCCTTCAATGAATGTCTCTCATGTCTAGTCTCAGAGACTGCTTTCCACCTTTCTGTTTCTAGCTCAGCTTGCTTCTTCTTTGCCTTTGATACTTTAACTTCTTTCAAAAGCAATTGTTTCTCTGCTGTGTCTAACTTCGATTTCCTTAACATTGCAGACAAAATCTTGTCTTTTTGCTCCAAATCCTTGCGCATTTTCGTGATTTCCATGGACAGCTTTTGTGCCAACACAACTGATTCCTCCTTTTGTTCTAGGACAGCATCAAGCTCCATTTTTGTAGCTTCAACTTGCCTAAAGGCTCGCCCCATCTCTGCTTCAAGTTGCCTTTGATTTGAAACAATCTCAATGAAAGCAGTTTTGTGCTTCCAAATCTCGTTGGAATGCTCCTGAGCTTCACGCTTTGCTGTTTCCCTCAATTCTTGAGCAACACTTTCCAACTTCATTGCCTTCTCTTCTAATTCCTTCCCTTTCACCCCCATTTCTTCAATCATCTTATTCTTAGACTTCACCAAGATTTCCATTTCATCGAATTTTTGTTTCAAGCCAGCAATttcatcatctttcttcttctccAGGACTCTCAATTCATTTATAAGGGCTCCAATTTGCAGCCGAAGCTTCTTTCTTTCAATCAACCATCCTTGCTCTTGTGATGCAAAGATGCCGACAACCTTCTCATTTGCTTTTGCATCTTCATGTCTCATTTGCTTTAACTCCTCAATCTCTTTCTCAGCCGTCTCAAGCTTTTGAACAAGTTCAGCCTTTGCTAGATTGACTTCTTCTCTCTGGATTCTCCATGCAAGCAACCCCAAGAGCTGAGCACTTCCTTGAACCATTTTATCACGAAATtcacaccatttctcatcacccTTTTCGGTTCCTATGAGGAATCTGAGAGCAAAGAAAGCACAAGAGACACCAAAACACATTGGATAAAAGCTGTCACTTTTATTGTCTTCGGAGATGATTAGACATGAACCAGAAATTCGCTTCTCATCCATTGCCTTATAAACTTGCTTCTTCACCTTCGGGAATTTAGAACAACAATGAAGTTATAAGCAAAAAACATTTCCatgtaatcaaaataatttaacacAAAAAACACATTACAATAATGGAGGAACAACAATACCCTACACAGTTAGCAGCACAAAAACCTCATCGAAACTGTACAATCTATaacaaaaataatgtaaaaactTACAAGAAGAAAAGGGTGAAATGCTTTCATGAATTCAAACCCAGGCCAGAACAGCTGGTTCTACTACTTTTAGTGATCCATGGAAGATCTTTTTAAAGGGCCTGTTTGATTTGGAAAATTATCCATAATAAACTATCAGGGAAAACCCAAAAGCCTGGTTTTCAGTGATAACCCCACTTGTTTCCCattaatttcttttcattcatgCCTCCTTCCAACACTGCTCATAGATTCCTGGTGGTTTGTCACCATTAATAACAAAGAAAAAAGCGTT
Protein-coding sequences here:
- the LOC107886247 gene encoding cingulin-like protein 1; amino-acid sequence: MKAFHPFLLVKKQVYKAMDEKRISGSCLIISEDNKSDSFYPMCFGVSCAFFALRFLIGTEKGDEKWCEFRDKMVQGSAQLLGLLAWRIQREEVNLAKAELVQKLETAEKEIEELKQMRHEDAKANEKVVGIFASQEQGWLIERKKLRLQIGALINELRVLEKKKDDEIAGLKQKFDEMEILVKSKNKMIEEMGVKGKELEEKAMKLESVAQELRETAKREAQEHSNEIWKHKTAFIEIVSNQRQLEAEMGRAFRQVEATKMELDAVLEQKEESVVLAQKLSMEITKMRKDLEQKDKILSAMLRKSKLDTAEKQLLLKEVKVSKAKKKQAELETERWKAVSETRHERHSLKGMFSNQAQASAKLDYPELKTDPEAFSLLPDCQSPQGTEDLVVTADVKRLESWVRAEAEKYANVIEKRHHLELDAFAEQMRLKDEKLEGFRWRLLSMELESERLQSHVDGLNQDVSQLRQDNMKLEAMLLEREEELNSLKDQFASQLKPMSCQKSDILNISLHDPALTHDSFWPKVRIVKKKATEKEQEKKTSLLDKEEIIPSCKDSKNIRLIVQSPEKDFEEERESVDPGSLQKETNDSLVVDCVDQPRGASAKTKNNPWRMDLQALGVSYKIKRLKQQLLMLERLKGKQESGEDMDGGDNGIKGFLLLISLLDKQVSRYQSLQGKTDDLCKRMNENEVDSSQGDCSNVKTKGGTTRSLEHFLEETFQLQRYMVATGQKLMEIQSKTAPGFNGVELDKTATFDMKQFSDNIKSLFQEVQRGLEVRIARIIGDLEGTLACEGMTHFRR